The following are encoded in a window of Haliotis asinina isolate JCU_RB_2024 chromosome 14, JCU_Hal_asi_v2, whole genome shotgun sequence genomic DNA:
- the LOC137260742 gene encoding uncharacterized protein: protein MNGLSPKMSKLLSDIYQNVKACVRNNTEVSATFDVNIGVRQGCVLSPFLFSFFINELAVQIERNCSHGIQLHPDMFYLFLLLFADDIVLISSTINGLQKQINELETYCQNYCLSVNMNKTKIIAFKKGGKLSKKEIWYYKGNVVERTTSYKYLGVYFTNILSWSTHTKYASVQARKALIGILRNLRVLGDINLASFFRIFDTKISPILLYGAEIWGLKYFDCIEKVHLFACKTFLGVKMSTPDVMVYGECGRFPLHIFQQTRVIKYWIKLLNMSSHRLPKKCYEMMLLLHENGKQNWVSEVKNLLFSTGFHNLWYDQKVFAPSLFLNTFTQRLKDIYQQKWLGIVSLSTKCKYYSTLKTHIYTEGYLSCVNVKKFRTALSRFRCSSHDLLIEKGRFMNIKREDRLCKCCTNNAIEDEYHFLLVCPAFDTLRRKYMKEYYFVHPSIAKFSSLLTCSNEKVIQNIAIFIHKAMLSRQFFYK, encoded by the coding sequence ATGAATGGACTTAGCCCCAAAATGAGTAAGTTATTAAGTGATATATATCAAAATGTGAAAGCCTGTGTTAGAAACAACACCGAGGTGTCTGcaacatttgatgtaaacatTGGAGTTAGGCAAGGATGCGTACTCAGCCCGTTCCTGTTCTCTTTTTTCATAAACGAGCTAGCGGTACAGATTGAGCGAAATTGCTCACATGGTATCCAGTTGCATCCCGATATGTTCTATCTTTTCCTCTTattatttgcagatgacattgtTCTCATTTCTAGCACTATAAACGGCCTACAGAAGCAGATAAACGAATTAGAAACCTATTGCCAAAATTATTGTCTAAgtgtaaacatgaataaaacaaaaataattgcaTTCAAGAAAGGAGGTAAACTATCGAAAaaggaaatatggtattataAGGGTAATGTCGTAGAAAGAACTACATCATACAAATACCTTGgagtatattttacaaacattctGTCATGGTCGACACACACAAAATACGCATCTGTGCAAGCACGTAAGGCTCTAATCGGTATATTAAGAAACCTGAGAGTATTAGGAGATATAAATCTAGCATCcttttttagaatatttgacaCCAAAATCAGTCCGATTTTACTTTATGGTGCCGAAATTTGGGGCTTGAAATACTTTGATTGTATAGAAAAAGTTCACCTATTTGCTTGTAAAACATTTCTCGGAGTAAAGATGAGCACACCAGACGTTatggtatatggagaatgtggcAGGTTTCCCCTccacatattccagcaaactAGAGTGATCAAATATTGGATAAAGTTATTAAACATGTCATCACACCGTTTACccaaaaaatgttatgaaatgatgTTATTGTTGCATGAAAACGGTAAGCAGAACTGGGTATCAGAAGTAAAAAACCTACTCTTCTCAACTGGATTCCATAACCTATGGTATGATCAAAAAGTGTTCGCCCCATCACTGTTTTTaaacacattcacacaaagATTAAAAGACATATATCAACAAAAGTGGTTGGGAATTGTTTCATTATCAACAAAGTGTAAGTATTACTCAACACTAAAAACCCACATTTATACTGAAGGTTATCTATCATGTGTAAATGTTAAGAAATTCAGAACAGCATTATCACGTTTTCGTTGCTCATCCCatgatttattgattgaaaaggggagatttatgaatataaaaagaGAAGATAGACTATGTAAATGTTGCACTAACAATGCAATAGAAGACGAATATCATTTCCTTCTTGTCTGTCCAGCATTTGATACACTACgtagaaaatatatgaaagaatactattttGTACATCCATCGATTGCCAAATTCTCTTCACTGTTGACGTGTTCAAATGAAAAGGTAatccaaaatattgcaatttttaTTCACAAAGCTATGCTATCCAGACAATTCTTCTATAAATGA
- the LOC137262130 gene encoding sulfotransferase 1C2A-like, whose translation MSIIRVPDKGGNCISFRDVDGYLLPPPFKEDIFRECHKLNIREDDVIIINWMRSGTHWLFELVSMLLNNNDVTIPKKKEDNMIEFSDIPTLEAIPSPRVLNTHLQPQVLPEGLRTGACRVIYLIRDPKDVAVSWYTMHTSYSHYEYTGQWQDWLPMFLEGKVDWKSWFDHVRTWEQLFEDNPDVNVHFIHYEDLKLNPIQELQRLSVFLGLDRGITLLEAIATKCTIGRMRSDKMKFTWGEKGVPVHYRKGVVGDWRNHFTVAQYEHFQRVYQEKMMGSRFQARYSAAMD comes from the exons ATGTCCATCATCCGGGTACCCgacaagggaggcaactgtaTTAGTTTTCGCGACGTCGATGGTTATTTGTTACCACCTCCTTTCAAGGAAGATATATTTCGAGAATGTCACAAGCTGAATATACGAGAAGATGATGTGATTATCATAAACTGGATGAGATCAG gCACCCACTGGCTTTTTGAACTGGTGAGCATGCTACTCAATaacaatgacgtcacaatcCCAAAAAAGAAGGAGGATAACATGATCGAATTTTCTGACATCCCTACTCTAGAAGCAATACCATCACCGCGAGTGCTGAACACGCACCTGCAGCCTCAGGTGCTACCGGAAGGTCTCAGAACAGGGGCATGCCGGGTAATCTATCTCATCAGAGATCCTAAAGATGTGGCCGTGTCTTGGTACACTATGCATACTTCATACAGTCACTATGAATACACTGGACAGTGGCAGGACTGGCTGCCAATGTTTTTAGAAGGAAAAG TTGACTGGAAGTCCTGGTTTGATCACGTCAGAACATGGGAGCAGCTGTTTGAGGACAACCCTGATGTCAACGTCCACTTTATCCACTACGAAGACTTGAAACTG AATCCAATACAAGAGTTACAAAGGCTCTCGGTATTTCTGGGACTAGACCGTGGAATAACGTTGCTTGAAGCAATCGCAACCAAATGCACTATTGGACGGATGAGAAGCGACAAGATGAAATTCACTTGGGGTGAAAAAGGCGTTCCTGTTCATTATCGCAAAG GTGTGGTCGGCGACTGGAGAAACCACTTCACGGTGGCTCAGTATGAACACTTCCAGCGTGTGTACCAGGAGAAGATGATGGGGTCCCGCTTCCAGGCTCGATACAGCGCTGCCATGGACTGA